The nucleotide window GTATAGACTGTTGGGCGACACTATATGATTTACAAAAGGTGATACCATACCAtagtgaaaaatataaacaaattgtgTTAAATGCTAAAAACGCAAGTGCATGTGTCGCAGCACACGATTTATCATTTTCGACTTCCTTCATAGTAgctgtattatttttaatggtGAAGGCTTCAAGACCCATGACGTATCAAACTCTTACAGTAACAATGATTAAAGGCGTGAAAGAGGATGGTTTTATAGATCAGAATGTCTTTAAAACTGCGGAGAAATACGGATTTGACTCTCTTTATTTTTCCATAGATGTACTCACACTAATAAACGAATACATTGACAATGTACGACGAAGATTGAACCCCACCAACGATTATCTACTAGTGTGTCGAAATGGTAAGCAGTTGACGCGTATTTCGGACGTATTCGGTAGAATTGTTTATCAAGCAATTGGTAAGTATATAAATCCTACACGATATAGGCAAATCATCGAAACCGAAAGTGTTGCACACTTAGAAACAAAAGAACAAGCAATTCTTTCTCAAGATCAAAAACACACGTCGCAGGTAGCTAAAGTTCATTACCAGAAGACTGAATCGCGCAATATAGCTGCAAAAGCCAGGTTATGTATGGATAAATTACGAGATCAAACAACGTGTACTTTAACTGTAAGCGAAATCAATAGTAACACCAAAAATGTGAAAACGTCTGGAAGTACTTTGGAACACGAAACACCTGTTCAAACGAGACAGAAAAAAGTTAGTTTTAGTGCCATGGAGGACAAGTTTTTACAAGCTGGGCTACAAAAATATGGCAATGCAAAATGGACTTCCATTCTCGCAGATCCCAACTACTCCTTTCATTGTAGCCGTAAAGCTAGTACATTGGCGGTTAGAGCGAAGACAAAACAATTTATATAAGtttaaattgtatttataataaaaataactttgtaaatttacaaagatttttgaaaaccagaATATTCAAATAGTCTTTTAACTTTGTTACAGTCAAAACCGGCGTACACATAAAGGCTTTTTTTCCTCTTTCGATTTGGCCAATAATCTGGTGTATTAAGTACCCTCGTGTGTGAAGGCGGTTCGCAAAAACTTGGTTCTCCCTTCAAAGCCGCTATCGGTATAGTTAGGAAAACTTCATCATCTGATaagcaaacaatatttttttccacggAAATTGCCAGCGTTGAACAGGAATGCGAGAACGGTAAAACCTCCTTAGATGCTGAGCATTCGTTATCCGAAACGTTTACCACAACTGCCTCTTCATTCACCATTTTAGCGTACACATAAGCGTCCACACAGTTTAGGTGAAACTTACACGCTGTAAGCCTTTAAGTATGCAAATAATGGCGCAAATGCGACATTCATTAAACGCACACTCATCCCCATTCCTACTTAAAATGACtaaagtgattcttgtaacaccttgtaacgcatggacatgctgattgtaacgccttgtaacacgttgtaacgctttgtaacctatttccatgcaaaaatgactgtgaaatttttggaaatggctagagtgattcttgtaacgccttgtaacgcatggacgtgctgattgtaacgccttgtaacacgttgtaacgctttgtaacctatttccatgaaaaaatgactgtgaaatttttggaaatggctagagtgattcttgtaacgccttgtaacgcatggacgtgctgattgtaacgccttgtaacacgttgtaacgctttgtaacctatttccatgaaaaaatgactgtgaaatttttggaaatggctagagtgattcttgtaacgccttgtaacgcatggacgtgctgattgtaacgccttgtaacacgttgtaacgctttgtaacctatttccatgaaaaaatgactgtgaaatttttggaaatggctagagtgattcttgtaacgccttgtcacgcatggacgtgctgattgtaacgccttgtaacacgttgtaacgctttgtaacctatttccatgagaaaatgactgtgaaatttttggaaatggctagagtgattcttgtaacgccttgtaacgcatggacgtgctgattgtaacgccttgtaacacgttgtaacgctttgtaacctatttccatgaaaaaatgactgtgaaatttttggaaatggctagagtgattcttgtaacgccttgtcacgcatggacgtgctgattgtaacgccttgtaacacgttgtaacgctttgtaacctatttccatgaaaaaatgactgtgaaatttttggaaatggctagagtgattcttgtaacgccttgtcacgcatggacgtgctgattgtaacgccttgtaacacgttgtaacgctttgtaacctatttccatgaaaaaatgactgtgaaatttttggaaatggctagagtgattcttgtaacgccttgtaacgcatggacatgctgattgtaacgccttgtaacacgttgtaacgctttgtaacctatttccatgaaaaaatgactgtgaaatttttggaaatggctagattgattcttgtaacgcctggtaacgcatggacatgctgattgtaacgccttgtaacacgttgtaacgctttgtaacctatttctgtAGAGAAAACCGCTTTTCGCATGTCACTTTAGAAAAGGAGTATGTGATGGGATATGAGGGAAGGAAAacgcaaaaaagtttttttttaattgtcttcTTCGTCCGAACTAATGCAGATAACATCACAATCGAGAGAAGTGGTTGAATTATCTGCGGAAAATAGCTCTAATTTTACTGAAGAAATTTCAGGAACACTTTCATCATCTGACACGAGGTCTATAAAAGCAGTACTGTTATTTGCTGGACAAAACGGCATATATTCTTGCTTAACAGTGGAAACAGGTTTTGTCGACTTAGCATTGATTTCATGTTCttctgtttcttcttcttcccTATGACCTTCCTCCTCTTCGTttgtttcctcttcttcttcctcgTTCTCTTCGCGGTCGTGGCTACTACCTTCTCCTTCGTCTTCGTCTTGCTCAATTAGTTGTGCCCAATCAGGGTAGAGCTCCTTCATTTCTTTCGTCGGGAAGCAATCGCGGCAGGAGTTTGTAGCAAGCAACCACGTGTCGTAGAACGTGTCACTACCCTGCCAGTTGATCCTTTTACGGCGTTTGAATGCTACCAAGGTCTCATCGTTATTAATTAATGGGCAGATTTCCTCCCATGCCCCAGCGGCTATCTCGTACATTTTGCGCATATATTCAGCACTGTGTAACTTGTTTTCTATGTCAAACAGTTCATGATCAAAGTTAAGCGCATGGTACAAAATGCCATCCCTATCGTCGGCCGCAATAATGGCATAGTCGATAGCCTCTTGCGGAACTGCATTCTCAATCTGAACTCGTGTGCTTAGACAACTGCTAGATGCTTCCAATGTTTGCTCTTCTAAAAGACCGACGGATCGCAATCAACGTCGTTGTACACAGCGCCTACTTGATTTTTCTTCGCAACATTGGTTTCGCTGGTGAAAAGCGAGATGTCTTTCAACTGGCTGGCAACGTACACAAATATTTCCATGCAGTGCATTCTCATCCACTCTACGGGAAAAAAGtcattacttatttttatgcatattgATTTACACCATTGTTATCATTTATTCTCATGAGATACTTACTTGTTATGCTATTGTCCTTCACTCGAAGTGTCTTAGTTTCGAAAACTTCAAGACGACGCAGGATAGCCTCACCATCTACACCATTTCCGAAGTCCGGCATTATAttagttgttataaaaaaacccgAATTGTATTGAAAACGGGCCGGTTCTTTGTGTTTTTGCGGGATCATAACCAAGCCGCCTATAAGAGAAAGTGGTATCCCATCTGCACATTGCCACATTTTATTCAAAGTAAATGTTCATGTACTGCATCGACATCGACTTACCTTGCAATATTCTTTTTGCATCTTCACAACATAGACTGTCGCTAGTCCATTCATCCATAAATACGACTTGTGTATTTCTATTTATCAGGTGGCCTGAGAATCGACCATCCCGAACCACGCCAGCAATGTACATTTCTGGAATAATGCCTAAAAGGACAAATGTATGTCAGTAAGTGCCGTCTAAAAGTCAGAAGTTTTCACGAACTTTATTTAATTACCTTGAAATGGAGCAAACCAACTAGTCTTTCCACTATCAGGAGGACCTACCAGcaacaatttcttttctttcatgGGATACTGACCGGCGAGCAAAATTTGGtaccatttttgataaaaacgcAACCGCACATTTCTATCTGGGAAACTATTTTCGACACCTACAAATGTAGTTCAGTGCACCTTTTTTAGAActacgttacaacaagttacaatacgttacaacacgttaaaagaaaaagagccaacattttcactgacaatgcgttacaacaagttacaatacgttacatcacgttacaactaccaccttgatatgttacaacacgttaaaagataaaaaaaaacattttcttcattgacaatgcgttacaacaagttacaatacgttacaacacgttacaactaccaccttgatatgttacaacgcgttaaaagataaaaaaaaacattttcttcactgacaatgcgttacaacaagttacaatacgttacaacacgttacaactaccaccttgatatgttacaacgcgttaaaagataaaaaaaaacattttcttcactgacaatgcgttacaacaagttacaatacgttacaacacgttacaactaccaccttgatatgttacaacgcgttaaaagataaaaaaaaacattttttttactgacaatgcgttacaacaagttacaatacgttacaacacgttacaactaccaccttgatatgttacaacgcgttaaaagataaaaaaaaacattttcttcactgacaatgcgttacaacaagttacaatacgttacaacacgttacaactaccaccttgatatggtacaacgcgttaaaagataaaaaaaaaacatttttttcactgacaatgcgttacaacaagttacaatacgttacaacacgttacaactaccaccttgatatggtacaacgcgttaaaagataaaaaaaaaacattttttttactgacaatgcgttacaacaagttacaatacgttacaacacgttacaactaccaccttgatatgttacaacgcgttaaaagataaaaaaaaacattttcttcactgacaatgcgttacaacaagttacaatacgttacaacacgttacaactaccaccttgatatgttacaacgcgttaaaagataaaaaaaacattttcttcactgacaatgcgttacaacaagttacaatacgttacaacacgttacaactaccaccttgatatgttacaacgcgttaaaagataaaaaaaaacatttttttcactgacaatgcgttacaacaagttacaatacgttacaacacgttacaactaccaccttgatatgttacaacgcgttaaaagataaaaaaaaacattttcttaacgcgttaaaagaaaagtaaaaacaattacCTTCTATAAATGGCTTTGGTTCGGGATTTTTTCCCTCACGATGAAAGTACCGTACGAATGCTCGGGGAGATCCCTTTAAATTTGGCTTGACATCGAAACATTTTTTGGCGATGTTATAACAAACTCCATTTGGCAAGCATTCAATGTAATTGTAATCCAGAGTTATTTGATCAATTATTTGACACTCGCCGTCCGACAGCAAAAATACCAACTCTCGTAAATTTGGCGTAATTTCGTTGGCGATTGCTTTGTTTTTCAACGAGCGATAGAGATAGCTTTTCACCGAACAACAGTAAACGTATGTATATCTGCTTTCtcctatttttttgtatacacctCCATTGCACAGTCCAAAGCTATTCCTCTCCATCATCCTTCGAACTATATCCACGGATTGACAAAGTTTGTTAGTTGGCTTAACGGGAATAGTTACTTCTGTGCCTATGCGTGTAACAatgtaaaaacatgttttaacttcTACAAAAAACTTAGTCTTATTATTGGAGAAGTAAGTAAATTTGTTCGTGGCAACTTACCTTCCGATTTATCAATTACTTTTAAATCAAGCGATGTAAATCTGATTTCGGATAAACCACGAATTACATCTTGATATACctctttatcaatattttttgttagaatTAACTGACAGGGTTTCATCGAGTACTGTTCGCTTTCCATTACAGCAACGTGGTCAAGTTGAACACCTTCATCTCTAGCTGCACTCCTAATCATTGTGCGATGGGATATCTCAACTATCCGTTTTGCTTCTTCCCTATTGTGGTCTTTCAAGACTTGGTATAACGATCCTGAGAATGCTTGCAATGCACTGGTTTTGCCTACAAATATCAAATGTGGCGTAAAATATTCGAAAAACATTGACAGTATTTCAAGTACTAAAAGGTTCAAGTATTTACCTCTTGTCTGTATAGCATTGCACGTTGTTAAATTCAACCCGGCTTGCATAAAAGACTTCgacaaatttgtttcaaattgactTAAGGTACAGTTTGGCAAGTCGCACGCGATCCAGAAAGAAatgccaggaaatgtttcagGCGCATTTGCGCCGTTTCTGTTATCACCTTCACTGCTAGAGTCGGCTCCTTCTTCTTCCTCCCCTTCATTCCTCATCGACTTTCTCTTACGAGGTCTGGCCATATAggtaatacaagaaaaaaaacaggataCTTGTTCGTTGCTAAGCAATATGTTCTCCATCTGCATTCTCTTGCCCCAAATGACCTCGCGGGCATCAACATCACTTCCCCACATCGCACGAACGGCTACTACCTGATATTTTCTTATTACCGGTTGGACGATGCATGCCTTCAGGGCGCGTTTCAAAACTTCACTTCGCAGTTGCCTGTTAGCCATGTTCTGCTAAGTAATACAAACGAATGCTGTAGCGGAACAAAAATAATCTCCTAtggttatatattattattattattattattattattattattattattattattattattattattattattattattattattattattattattattattattattattattattattattattattattattattattattattattattattattattattattattattattattattattattattattattattattattattattattattattattattacgaaaCTCAGATcctaaattgaaaatgtatccTGCTTTTGTTACAGAGAAAAGATAACCCCTTGTGAAAAGATGATCAGGGGTCAAGTTGAGGGGCAGATTGACACCACAAACAAAATGGCGGACCATCGCAGTAAATACAACTTGGAATGATGCAGCCTCTCTCTTTGTTCAGTGTTTTAATGTAATCCTGCAGTATATACTTGCTATATGTCACTTCCTATGATGAAgcaatgtgtttttttaatatactagttgttagcccgtggaaaaatccacgggttcgcccgtcacagctaagctaccattttgcgtgacagacagacggacggacagacagacagacgtatacgggtattataatgtaGATTTAACACTTTTATAACATGTAGGGGGCAAACTAGGCAAAGTATTTCCCTGAATGTTCCTggaataaaaactttttaaatcttACTAATTCTATGGCTATAAAATGAATACAGGGTTAAATATAGGATATAATTTTCATGCATATATACAGAATTTTATATTGATGTTGCATTGTTTAGTTTTTAGTAAACAAAAAGTAATGACAAGCAAAAGGAAAAAATCCTCCATTGGTTCAGAAATTGATGGACAAATTGCTAGGGTCTGTTTGAAGAATTTTTTGTAAGTAGATAATTTTTCTGTTATATTTTATGTGACAGACCACACCTATGCTTGTATGTGCCATTATTATATATTAACATGGTAATGGGATTAATTGAAAGTTTTCTTCCATTgttctattattttttattggttGGTATTACATAGATGTATGAAAACATGGATGGTAGCACAAAAGCACTCATAAGTTCTTAATAAATCTGAAAGATCGCATGATAGGCATAATATGCGTACAGTAATATAACTGTACACGATCATGCATGTGTACCTACTGGACCTTATTTAATGCAGTTTAAGTTTTCACCCTTTACAATATATTCTACATgtatatacaatatttttttttatatgtatttaaattttttatatatttatattttttatgtatttatatttttgtgattatGCTGCAGCATGGTAGTTATCATTTctagatgtttttttaaatttcatttctCTTCATCTTTCCTGCTAGCTAGCcactccaaaaaaaaagtacTTTTAAATGCGTGTTGTGCTAAGCTTTTATGATAATATTCCCAGAGTTTTGAAGGTATAAAATTAAGCTGCTTTAAATTCCTAGTTCACAGAAAATCCTTTATTGTTTCATGTAACAATTTTCTAATTACATTCAGTTTATTGAACCTTTTTGTAGGACGTACGATGAGTGTGAATTTGAACCTGGTAGTGgtttaaatgttattttgggACCTAATGGTAAGTCATTTTCAAAATGATATTAccttaattttaaatattattatttaattgtccgggttcctcagtaaaaacacatcataataGTAGAGAACATtgtattatgaaataaatttatacaaCATCCTTCGCACTTGAACGCAATTGTATATTTGGGGCATGGATTGGGATGCCAGGCAATAAGATTAAACAATAACAGGCAGGACAGATACatgtgcagatacaaaaacagCACTAACCCCAGCATATGCACTTAAATGGTATGAGACACTCACAATGACATGTACATCTTGGCTGCACTCCGTTGTGAGTGTCTCCCATGACATATCTCGTTCTTCTCTTCATcataatgcacttcaatggtatGACCCACTCCCAATGACATGCAATCTAGGCTGCACTCCATTGTGAGTGTCTCCCACGGCATTTCATcataatgcactt belongs to Hydractinia symbiolongicarpus strain clone_291-10 chromosome 1, HSymV2.1, whole genome shotgun sequence and includes:
- the LOC130630502 gene encoding uncharacterized protein LOC130630502 isoform X1; the protein is MTKRVLQKPAWKEALGASMRSKRLKLMPDKDNRFCCPVADCDSESYGSKRGCRKHVYNRHGWFYYFDKRPNIDEVLPHFSTRNRIKDPQRKRASTFSMPSFAKTCNLAVAFRTWLKSPGGGGKDHSQADQITCKVLKYAKYCCEDSPSVWEVPFPVIDYCVGSINMLSDFVDFLRDQWKVGFSGIIGYMNAIGHMLDYRRSTGTTEKNLSVFVAAEIYLHRVKKFLLRKMKAEWKCILSVEYLNSIDCWATLYDLQKVIPYHSEKYKQIVLNAKNASACVAAHDLSFSTSFIVAVLFLMVKASRPMTYQTLTVTMIKGVKEDGFIDQNVFKTAEKYGFDSLYFSIDVLTLINEYIDNVRRRLNPTNDYLLVCRNGKQLTRISDVFGRIVYQAIGKYINPTRYRQIIETESVAHLETKEQAILSQDQKHTSQVAKVHYQKTESRNIAAKARLCMDKLRDQTTCTLTVSEINSNTKNVKTSGSTLEHETPVQTRQKKVSFSAMEDKFLQAGLQKYGNAKWTSILADPNYSFHCSRKASTLAVRAKTKQFI
- the LOC130630502 gene encoding uncharacterized protein LOC130630502 isoform X2, with protein sequence MTKRVLQKPAWKEALGASMRSKRLKLMPDKDNRFCCPVADCDSESYGSKRGCRKHVYNRHGWFYYFDKRPNIDEVLPHFSTRNRIKDPQRKRASTFSMPSFAKTCNLAVAFRTWLKSPGGGGKDHSQADQITCKVLKYAKYCCEDSPSVWEVPFPVIDYCVGSINMLSDFVDFLRDQWKVGFSGIIGYMNAIGHMLDYRRSTDVLTLINEYIDNVRRRLNPTNDYLLVCRNGKQLTRISDVFGRIVYQAIGKYINPTRYRQIIETESVAHLETKEQAILSQDQKHTSQVAKVHYQKTESRNIAAKARLCMDKLRDQTTCTLTVSEINSNTKNVKTSGSTLEHETPVQTRQKKVSFSAMEDKFLQAGLQKYGNAKWTSILADPNYSFHCSRKASTLAVRAKTKQFI
- the LOC130630516 gene encoding uncharacterized protein LOC130630516, whose product is MANRQLRSEVLKRALKACIVQPVIRKYQVVAVRAMWGSDVDAREVIWGKRMQMENILLSNEQVSCFFSCITYMARPRKRKSMRNEGEEEEGADSSSEGDNRNGANAPETFPGISFWIACDLPNCTLSQFETNLSKSFMQAGLNLTTCNAIQTRGKYLNLLVLEILSMFFEYFTPHLIFVGKTSALQAFSGSLYQVLKDHNREEAKRIVEISHRTMIRSAARDEGVQLDHVAVMESEQYSMKPCQLILTKNIDKEVYQDVIRGLSEIRFTSLDLKVIDKSEGTEVTIPVKPTNKLCQSVDIVRRMMERNSFGLCNGGVYKKIGESRYTYVYCCSVKSYLYRSLKNKAIANEITPNLRELVFLLSDGECQIIDQITLDYNYIECLPNGVCYNIAKKCFDVKPNLKGSPRAFVRYFHREGKNPEPKPFIEGVENSFPDRNVRLRFYQKWYQILLAGQYPMKEKKLLLVGPPDSGKTSWFAPFQGN